From the genome of Onthophagus taurus isolate NC chromosome 5, IU_Otau_3.0, whole genome shotgun sequence, one region includes:
- the LOC111421672 gene encoding snake venom 5'-nucleotidase-like, with protein MKRYHLLILLYYLFILSKKTYQEGETTISNVEDSDSHLQQQSTTEDEPEPQSKSSNEVTLIHFGNMRLIFDDLKLPKDQEGTLTRLHDFLETERSLKKNVYLFNVGNSNVETFLHKALSFHILSQIMNLLKPDATTVGAKSFMGAHEEIFEFIKKSNQTFLSCNTNNLTNFLPYKIIQLKHDNDVNLVVIGYISMIINDLKIPILASDPIKSIKDTLKKIDKEKKIKNKIIIILGWSHDDLEEKMAKEIPEIDLIIGETSVVEKYPIEIKQKSKSTFILKTFKKYLGVFNFTINNEGKIATFKSGLTNMTFHNENSKKLSQMLKVFKPVMDKYDGEIIAKARVNFNPQCKRYECNLGNLITDAFVEYKASIYKGPYWTDTAIAIVNAGSIMEGINLDMKNGEITRADIMEVLPRKEYLVTLTITGENLYNILEQGMKNWETQDDKGSFLQISGLHIICNKTMPPGNRIQFIRARCAKCVVPSYDPVDPKAEYNIVTNEFLAKGGDDYKLLKEGKNHVYESITDVDAVMQYIQEHRVITTEVNERIGSIVLLEGNFYRPNCYVVMILCVIIYFI; from the coding sequence ATGAAACGATATCATTTACtcattttactttattatctttttattctttcaaaaaaaacttaccaAGAAGGAGAAACAACAATAAGCAATGTCGAAGATTCAGATTCCCATTTACAACAACAATCAACAACCGAAGATGAGCCAGAACCGCAATCAAAATCATCAAACGAAGTAACTCTAATTCATTTTGGAAATATGAGATTGATTTTTGATGACCTCAAATTACCGAAAGACCAAGAAGGTACTTTGACGCGTTTACACGATTTTTTGGAAACCGAGCGATCGTTGAAAAAGAACGTTTATCTTTTCAACGTTGGTAACTCAAACGTTGAAACGTTTCTACATAAAGCTTTAAGTTTTCACATATTATCTCAAATAATGAATCTTTTAAAACCGGATGCGACGACAGTCGGGGCAAAATCTTTTATGGGGGCCCACGAAGAAATTTTCgagtttatcaaaaaatcgaatcaaacttttttgagTTGCAAcacaaataatttaacaaattttttaccaTACAAAATTATACAATTAAAACACGACAACGACGTTAATTTAGTTGTAATCGGGTACATTTCCATgattattaacgatttaaaaataCCAATACTCGCGAGTGAtccaataaaatcgattaaagatacattaaaaaaaattgataaagaaaaaaagattaaaaataaaataatcatcaTTTTGGGGTGGTCGCACGACGACCTCGAAGAGAAAATGGCCAAAGAAATCCCAGAAATCGATTTAATAATCGGCGAAACATCGGTGGTCGAAAAATATCCAAtcgaaattaaacaaaaatcgaAATCGACGTTTATTTTGaagacttttaaaaaatatttgggagtttttaatttcacGATAAATAACGAAggtaaaattgcaacatttaAAAGTGGTTTAACAaacatgacgtttcataaCGAAAATAGTAAGAAATTAAGTCAAatgttaaaagtttttaagcCGGTTATGGACAAATACGATGGGGAAATCATTGCAAAAGCAAGAGTTAATTTCAATCCGCAGTGTAAACGATATGAGTGCAATTTGGGTAATTTAATAACGGATGCTTTTGTTGAATATAAAGCTTCAATTTACAAAGGACCTTATTGGACTGATACCGCAATAGCTATTGTGAATGCTGGATCAATTATGGAAGGTATAAATTTAGATATGAAAAATGGTGAAATCACGCGAGCTGATATTATGGAAGTTTTACCAAGAAAGGAATATTTAGTGACTTTAACAATAACGGgagaaaatttatataacattCTCGAGCAAGGTATGAAAAATTGGGAAACTCAGGACGACAAGGGTTCTTTTTTGCAAATATCCGGCTTGcatataatttgtaataaaacgaTGCCACCCGGAAATCGAATTCAATTTATTCGAGCTCGTTGCGCTAAATGCGTGGTGCCCTCTTATGACCCCGTCGACCCCAAAGCCGAGTACAACATCGTAACGAACGAATTTTTAGCCAAAGGTGGTGATGATTACAAATTGTTAAAAGAAGGTAAAAATCACGTTTACGAATCGATAACGGATGTTGACGCCGTGATGCAATATATACAAGAACATAGAGTTATCACGACAGAAGTTAATGAGCGAATAGGATCGATCGTTTTATTAGAAGGAAATTTTTATCGCCCGAATTGTTatgttgttatgattttatgTGTCATCATTTACTTCatttaa